The following coding sequences are from one Arthrobacter crystallopoietes window:
- a CDS encoding CarD family transcriptional regulator, which yields MVFEVGETVVYPHHGAAKIEEIKMRTIKGEEKMYLKLRVAQGDLTIEVPAENVDLVGVRDVVGKEGLEHVFDVLRAEFTEEPTNWSRRYKANLEKLASGDVIKVAEVVRDLWRREQDRGLSAGEKRMLAKARQILISELALAEKTDEDKAAEVLDEVLAS from the coding sequence ATGGTATTTGAGGTCGGCGAGACGGTAGTTTACCCTCACCACGGTGCAGCGAAGATCGAAGAGATCAAGATGCGCACCATCAAGGGCGAAGAGAAGATGTATCTCAAGCTCCGCGTGGCTCAGGGTGACCTGACCATTGAGGTTCCGGCAGAGAACGTAGACCTGGTTGGCGTTCGGGATGTAGTGGGCAAGGAAGGCCTGGAGCACGTGTTCGACGTTCTTCGTGCCGAGTTCACTGAAGAACCCACCAACTGGTCGCGTCGGTACAAGGCGAATCTGGAAAAACTGGCCTCCGGTGACGTTATCAAGGTAGCGGAAGTAGTCCGTGACTTGTGGCGCCGGGAGCAGGACCGCGGTCTTTCGGCAGGCGAAAAGCGCATGCTGGCCAAGGCCCGCCAGATCCTGATTTCCGAACTGGCTCTTGCGGAAAAGACAGACGAAGACAAGGCAGCTGAAGTGCTCGACGAGGTCCTGGCCTCCTAA
- the ispD gene encoding 2-C-methyl-D-erythritol 4-phosphate cytidylyltransferase → MPRSSTPRIGVVVVAAGSGQRLGYGLPKAQVPLAGRTILAHALEGILASGIAERICVAVPPRDSVLREVCTGASGQVPVTAVEGGASRAASVSRALAGLGPDLDGILVHDAARALTPPEVFVRVVEALAAGAKAVIPAVPVADTIKTAVPSAADQQAIAGEKVAGTPDRSLLRAVQTPQGFDAAALTAAHRSLAAMGPLEAEGITDDAMLVESQGTEVFLVPGSPEALKITTPLDLMTAEALVAARDRTGPPATANQPVPTLED, encoded by the coding sequence GTGCCCAGAAGTTCCACGCCGCGGATCGGCGTCGTTGTTGTTGCAGCCGGCTCCGGCCAACGCCTTGGCTACGGGCTGCCCAAAGCCCAGGTGCCGCTGGCCGGACGCACCATTCTGGCGCACGCACTCGAGGGCATCCTGGCTTCAGGCATCGCGGAGCGGATCTGCGTGGCCGTGCCGCCGCGGGATTCCGTGCTGCGGGAAGTCTGCACCGGGGCCTCCGGACAGGTTCCCGTGACAGCGGTCGAGGGCGGCGCCAGCCGTGCCGCTTCCGTGAGCCGGGCACTGGCCGGGCTGGGTCCGGACCTGGATGGCATCCTGGTCCACGATGCCGCCCGCGCCCTTACGCCGCCGGAAGTTTTCGTCCGCGTGGTCGAGGCGCTGGCCGCCGGGGCGAAGGCCGTCATTCCCGCGGTCCCCGTAGCGGACACCATCAAGACTGCCGTTCCCTCCGCAGCCGACCAGCAGGCCATCGCCGGTGAAAAGGTGGCCGGAACCCCGGACCGTTCCCTGCTGCGCGCAGTGCAGACCCCGCAGGGTTTCGACGCCGCCGCCCTGACCGCCGCGCACCGCAGTCTGGCGGCGATGGGTCCGCTGGAGGCCGAAGGGATCACGGACGATGCGATGCTGGTGGAAAGCCAAGGTACCGAAGTGTTCCTGGTGCCCGGATCGCCGGAGGCCCTGAAGATCACCACTCCGCTCGATCTGATGACCGCCGAAGCATTGGTGGCGGCCCGCGACCGGACCGGCCCGCCGGCCACCGCAAACCAGCCCGTCCCGACCCTGGAGGATTGA